In a single window of the Niabella ginsenosidivorans genome:
- a CDS encoding MaoC family dehydratase, which translates to MAVKIYYEDFIVDDRRVTTGRTITEADIVLHAGQTGDFYPHHMDAEWCKAQPFKKRIAHGTLIFSVGVGLTAGVINEAAMTYGYERLRFPAPVFINDTITATVTIKSKRDHKRPGYGIVSELVEVYNQQQQLVMVCEHLLLVQKKEQHGADPA; encoded by the coding sequence ATGGCTGTGAAAATATATTATGAGGATTTTATAGTGGATGACCGGCGCGTAACTACCGGCAGAACCATTACCGAAGCAGATATTGTGTTGCACGCGGGGCAGACCGGCGACTTTTATCCCCATCACATGGATGCAGAATGGTGTAAAGCACAGCCCTTTAAAAAACGCATTGCGCACGGAACACTTATTTTCAGCGTGGGCGTGGGGCTGACGGCCGGCGTGATCAATGAAGCCGCCATGACCTATGGTTATGAGCGGCTGCGCTTTCCCGCACCGGTATTTATAAATGATACCATTACAGCCACGGTAACCATAAAGAGTAAGCGAGATCATAAACGGCCAGGCTATGGTATTGTTTCGGAACTGGTGGAAGTGTATAACCAGCAGCAGCAGCTGGTAATGGTTTGTGAGCATTTATTATTGGTACAGAAAAAAGAGCAACATGGAGCCGATCCTGCTTAA
- a CDS encoding amidohydrolase family protein, whose translation MIIDTHIHIWDTGKSSYAWLQGAPELLKRTYAIEELEAARKEAGIDAGIFVQADVQMEDSFHMLEVAKHTGWIKGVVSWLPLADTARTITLLEQRLLKEDYFVGARHLIHDEKDPQWLLQPSVIESLKILAAHQIPYDVVGVLPEHMETVLKVAERVPDLRMVLDHLNAPPIDRNKQFGRWGAFLQEMAKNKNMYAKISGLGTVAGAENFNAERLKPYIDFVISQFTPERCFCGGDWPVSLLAADYVNTWRIYKEVLAALLEGEQLEKVYSGNALKFYDLEID comes from the coding sequence ATGATCATTGATACGCATATACATATCTGGGATACGGGAAAATCATCTTATGCCTGGCTGCAGGGAGCGCCGGAGCTGTTAAAGCGCACTTATGCCATTGAGGAGCTGGAAGCTGCAAGGAAAGAAGCGGGTATAGATGCCGGTATTTTTGTGCAGGCAGATGTGCAGATGGAAGATTCTTTTCATATGCTGGAAGTGGCAAAGCACACCGGCTGGATCAAAGGCGTGGTAAGCTGGCTGCCGCTGGCAGATACAGCGCGTACGATAACATTGCTGGAGCAACGGCTACTGAAGGAGGATTATTTTGTTGGGGCACGCCATCTCATCCACGATGAAAAAGATCCGCAATGGTTGCTGCAACCCTCGGTAATAGAGAGTTTGAAAATACTTGCCGCTCATCAGATTCCCTATGATGTGGTAGGCGTATTGCCGGAGCATATGGAAACGGTACTAAAGGTAGCGGAACGGGTGCCGGACCTGCGTATGGTGCTGGATCACCTGAATGCGCCTCCCATTGACAGGAATAAGCAATTCGGCCGCTGGGGAGCGTTTCTGCAGGAAATGGCAAAGAATAAAAATATGTATGCAAAAATATCCGGACTGGGCACTGTTGCCGGTGCGGAAAATTTTAATGCAGAGCGGCTGAAACCTTATATAGACTTTGTGATCAGCCAATTCACCCCGGAGCGTTGTTTTTGCGGGGGCGATTGGCCGGTATCCTTACTGGCAGCAGATTATGTAAACACATGGCGTATTTATAAAGAGGTGCTGGCAGCATTACTGGAAGGGGAGCAGCTTGAAAAAGTGTATTCCGGTAATGCGCTTAAATTTTATGATCTGGAGATAGATTAG
- a CDS encoding CaiB/BaiF CoA transferase family protein: MNRLPLNGLIVLEFSQYLSGPSAGLRLADLGARVIKIERPKGGDPCRQLPVKNLWVGNDSLNFHAINRNKESFTADLKNKEDLELVKKLMRKADVVIHNFRPGVIEKLGLAYKDVKAINEKIIYAEITGFGRRGPWAQRPGQDLLVQSLSGLAYTTGNGGDAPVPFGLSVVDSICGNHLVQAVLGALVRRQKKGIGAYIELSLLESAIGIQFELFTTLFQKTEGIRRSRVNNGNPLLGAPYGIYKTADYYLSLAMMDLHQLAAALDSAALKTYSREEVFQKRDEIKSLIAEKLKKCTTAYWMNRLRQQGLWAAEIYNWKDLTNAGGYKVLQMEQSLGTEHGTVITTRCPIVLNGKKLVSSKAAPALGAQREAIIKQLIAD, translated from the coding sequence ATGAACCGATTACCATTAAACGGATTAATTGTGCTGGAATTCAGCCAGTACCTGTCCGGGCCTTCGGCCGGTTTACGGCTGGCAGACCTAGGCGCACGTGTTATAAAGATCGAGCGGCCGAAAGGGGGCGATCCCTGCAGGCAGCTGCCGGTAAAGAACCTGTGGGTAGGAAATGATTCGCTGAACTTTCACGCGATCAACCGCAACAAGGAAAGCTTTACAGCCGATTTAAAGAATAAAGAAGATCTTGAGCTGGTAAAAAAGCTGATGCGTAAAGCGGATGTGGTGATCCATAATTTCCGGCCGGGTGTTATTGAAAAGCTGGGCCTGGCTTATAAAGACGTAAAAGCGATCAATGAAAAAATAATCTATGCAGAGATCACCGGTTTTGGCCGCAGGGGCCCCTGGGCACAGCGGCCCGGGCAGGATCTGCTGGTACAATCCCTGTCGGGCCTGGCCTATACAACAGGAAATGGCGGTGACGCGCCTGTTCCGTTCGGGCTGTCTGTAGTGGACAGTATTTGCGGCAATCATTTGGTACAGGCTGTTCTGGGTGCATTGGTCCGCAGGCAGAAAAAAGGGATCGGCGCTTATATTGAGCTGAGCTTGCTGGAATCCGCCATCGGGATACAGTTTGAATTATTCACCACGCTTTTTCAAAAGACGGAAGGTATCCGCCGCAGCAGGGTCAATAATGGGAACCCCTTACTGGGCGCGCCCTATGGCATTTATAAAACGGCTGATTATTACCTGTCTCTGGCGATGATGGATCTTCACCAGCTGGCTGCGGCGCTGGATAGCGCCGCATTAAAAACCTATAGCCGGGAGGAGGTGTTTCAGAAAAGGGATGAAATAAAATCACTGATCGCCGAAAAATTAAAAAAGTGCACAACTGCTTACTGGATGAACCGTTTACGGCAGCAGGGTTTATGGGCTGCTGAAATTTATAACTGGAAGGATCTTACCAATGCCGGTGGGTATAAAGTATTACAGATGGAACAATCCCTGGGCACTGAGCACGGAACAGTTATTACAACAAGGTGCCCGATAGTGCTGAACGGGAAAAAGCTGGTTTCGTCAAAAGCAGCCCCGGCATTAGGCGCACAGCGGGAGGCCATCATAAAACAATTAATAGCGGATTGA
- a CDS encoding CaiB/BaiF CoA transferase family protein — MHLLEDILVIDFSQFLSGPSASLTLADMGARVIKVEKPGTGDICRELYVSDVVIDGASSIFQAINRNKESYSADLKNAEDMAKIKGLLKHADVVIHNFRPGVMERLGLGYEEVKAMNPSVVYGSISGFGEEGPWKQLPGQDLLLQSLTGITQLNGKAGENPIPMGVSVIDILSGIHLSQGILSLLYQRTLSGEGGDVKVSMLESALDLQFEVLTCFYNDGNELPQRSSVNGGHPYVGAPYGIYQTADAWLALAMTDIVQLGRLTGCEALTKYVDRDEWFARRDEIKSLLARHLQKRSTAEWLQVLEPADVWCAEVLSYGQLRKQPAYTELDMEMVVKNSRGTRITTTRCPFKVDGLMLTSTIAAPLLGEHTAAIDKEFGLNQWQKQEAVVS; from the coding sequence ATGCATCTTTTGGAAGATATATTGGTAATTGATTTCAGCCAGTTCCTGTCGGGGCCCTCGGCTTCGCTCACACTTGCTGATATGGGAGCCAGGGTCATTAAGGTAGAAAAGCCCGGCACAGGAGATATCTGCAGAGAGCTGTATGTATCTGATGTGGTCATTGACGGTGCGTCTTCCATATTCCAGGCCATTAACCGGAATAAGGAAAGTTATAGTGCCGACCTGAAGAACGCGGAGGATATGGCTAAAATAAAAGGCCTGCTGAAACATGCGGATGTAGTGATCCATAATTTTCGCCCGGGCGTAATGGAACGGCTGGGGCTCGGTTATGAGGAAGTGAAGGCAATGAACCCTTCAGTAGTTTACGGCAGCATCAGCGGCTTTGGGGAAGAAGGGCCGTGGAAGCAGCTTCCGGGGCAGGACCTGCTGCTGCAATCCCTGACCGGGATCACTCAGTTGAATGGCAAAGCCGGTGAAAATCCCATCCCGATGGGTGTTTCCGTAATTGATATCTTATCCGGCATTCATCTGTCGCAGGGCATTTTATCATTACTTTATCAGCGAACCTTGTCAGGTGAGGGAGGAGATGTAAAGGTCAGCATGCTGGAAAGCGCGCTTGATCTTCAGTTTGAGGTGCTCACCTGCTTTTATAACGATGGTAATGAACTACCGCAGCGCAGTAGCGTAAATGGCGGCCATCCCTATGTAGGCGCACCGTACGGTATCTACCAGACCGCAGATGCCTGGCTGGCCCTGGCGATGACCGACATTGTTCAGCTGGGCCGGTTGACCGGATGCGAAGCGTTAACAAAGTATGTTGACAGGGACGAATGGTTTGCAAGGCGCGATGAGATCAAAAGCCTTCTTGCCCGGCATTTACAAAAACGCTCAACAGCCGAATGGCTGCAGGTGCTGGAACCGGCTGATGTATGGTGCGCTGAAGTGCTCAGCTACGGGCAGCTGAGAAAACAGCCTGCTTACACGGAACTGGATATGGAAATGGTGGTGAAGAACAGCAGGGGCACCCGTATCACTACCACAAGATGCCCGTTTAAGGTAGACGGCTTAATGCTTACAAGCACAATAGCAGCGCCATTGCTGGGTGAGCATACGGCTGCCATTGACAAAGAATTTGGATTAAATCAATGGCAGAAACAGGAGGCTGTAGTATCTTAG
- a CDS encoding homoserine kinase, with protein sequence METVKIKAPGTVANLVCGFDILGLALNEPCDIMEFRLLDEPKVVIHNRDAFDLPTDPEQNVAGVVLLAAIEKAGGNVGFEVTIEKHIKPGSGLGSSAASAAGAAVGANKLLGNRFSTDELIQLAMIGEKLATGVKHADNITPCILGGITLIRSIHPIDIVPLATPDLYVTVVHPQIEVRTSDARQILKQQVYLKDAIKQWGNIAGLVAGFMRNDKQLIGRSLEDVIIEPVRSILIPGFDEVKTRSKEAGALGGGISGSGPSVFMLSETETIAREVGAIMNAVYREIGIENYVYVTTISKEGVQVDGESGVGSGE encoded by the coding sequence ATGGAAACTGTAAAAATAAAAGCGCCGGGAACCGTTGCCAATCTGGTATGCGGGTTTGACATACTGGGGCTTGCCTTAAATGAGCCCTGCGATATTATGGAGTTCCGGCTACTGGACGAGCCGAAAGTGGTGATCCATAACCGGGATGCATTTGACCTGCCAACAGACCCTGAGCAAAATGTGGCAGGCGTGGTGCTGTTAGCCGCTATTGAAAAAGCGGGCGGCAATGTTGGGTTTGAGGTAACAATTGAGAAGCACATAAAACCCGGCAGCGGCCTGGGTTCCAGCGCGGCCAGCGCGGCAGGTGCGGCAGTAGGTGCCAATAAACTGCTGGGCAATCGTTTTTCAACGGACGAGCTGATCCAGCTGGCAATGATCGGGGAAAAGCTGGCCACCGGTGTAAAGCATGCCGATAATATTACCCCCTGCATCCTGGGCGGTATTACATTGATCCGCTCTATCCATCCCATTGATATTGTTCCGCTGGCCACGCCCGATTTATACGTAACCGTTGTGCATCCGCAGATCGAAGTGCGTACTTCTGACGCCAGGCAGATCCTCAAACAGCAGGTGTATCTGAAAGATGCCATCAAACAATGGGGCAATATTGCGGGGCTGGTGGCAGGATTTATGCGTAATGACAAGCAACTGATAGGACGTTCACTGGAAGATGTGATCATTGAGCCCGTCAGGAGCATTCTGATCCCGGGTTTTGATGAGGTAAAAACAAGGTCTAAAGAAGCGGGCGCACTGGGCGGAGGCATTTCCGGATCCGGTCCCTCTGTTTTTATGCTGAGCGAAACGGAAACCATTGCCCGGGAAGTAGGCGCTATTATGAATGCGGTTTACCGGGAAATAGGCATAGAGAATTATGTATATGTAACAACGATCAGTAAAGAGGGAGTGCAGGTGGATGGGGAATCGGGAGTAGGAAGTGGCGAGTAG
- a CDS encoding L-rhamnose/proton symporter RhaT has translation MQLFNGIFFHGVGASSAALCYTPEKKIRGWSWQTYWLAQAAVCWLLLPVIVAMITIPSLATVLKEAPASAMRNSFLLGMAYGIGGTAFGIAIRYIGFSLTYAISVGLSCILGTLLPPIVQGTITDVISGRGGGWIIAGVFLGALGIACCGGAGWFKEKTVGGKQNSFSLKKGLPLCILSGILSAFYGFAINAGKPISDIAAGYGAGNFQVNVVYLFSNSGAFLTTLLYMFYLHNKNSTWRQYARPGVKGALPVNYLMAVLTGLFWYGQFFFYGLGHVQLGRYEFSSWAIHMILLVFFSSVVGLVLKEWKGTTGKAKATLVSALLVLLLAVIILTYGNYLGGTGS, from the coding sequence ATGCAGTTATTCAATGGTATATTCTTTCACGGGGTGGGCGCTTCATCGGCAGCGCTCTGTTATACGCCCGAAAAAAAAATAAGGGGATGGTCCTGGCAAACCTATTGGCTGGCGCAGGCGGCGGTATGCTGGCTGCTGCTGCCGGTTATTGTAGCAATGATCACCATACCCTCGCTGGCGACCGTGCTGAAAGAGGCTCCTGCTTCGGCAATGCGTAACTCCTTCTTACTGGGGATGGCGTATGGAATAGGCGGTACCGCTTTTGGTATTGCAATCCGATACATCGGCTTTTCATTAACCTATGCCATTTCTGTAGGGCTTTCCTGCATTCTGGGAACGCTGTTGCCACCCATTGTGCAGGGAACCATTACTGATGTCATCAGCGGGCGTGGAGGTGGCTGGATTATTGCCGGCGTATTTCTGGGAGCGCTGGGCATTGCCTGTTGTGGTGGGGCCGGCTGGTTCAAGGAAAAAACAGTCGGCGGAAAGCAGAATAGTTTTTCATTAAAAAAAGGATTGCCGCTTTGCATCTTATCGGGCATTCTTTCCGCATTTTATGGCTTTGCGATCAATGCCGGTAAACCGATATCTGATATTGCGGCCGGTTATGGGGCGGGCAATTTCCAGGTAAATGTTGTTTATTTATTTTCAAACTCCGGTGCCTTCCTTACTACATTGCTGTATATGTTCTACCTGCATAATAAAAACAGCACCTGGAGGCAGTATGCCCGGCCAGGGGTAAAAGGGGCTTTGCCGGTTAACTACCTGATGGCGGTGCTGACCGGCCTGTTCTGGTATGGCCAGTTCTTTTTTTACGGATTGGGGCATGTACAATTAGGGCGATATGAATTTTCCAGCTGGGCTATACATATGATCCTGCTGGTGTTCTTTAGCTCGGTTGTGGGGCTGGTATTAAAAGAATGGAAGGGCACCACCGGAAAGGCAAAAGCGACCCTGGTAAGCGCGCTGCTGGTATTGTTGCTGGCGGTCATTATATTAACGTATGGTAATTATCTGGGAGGTACCGGATCATGA
- the thrA gene encoding bifunctional aspartate kinase/homoserine dehydrogenase I, which yields MQVFKFGGSSVANANNIKKVAAIVSNAAKKDSIVVVVSALGGITDLLLQAGKEAANGHTVYQEQIREIEQRHFEAVRALMPVASQSALLSLVKKATNEIEEICNGIFLLREITPKNLDRLAAYGEWLSSQIIAAAFKQGDMQVLWKDAREFIFTNSDFTNAEVDLAITEKEIRKYFKENKSNVFVVPGFIGRDGNGVTTTLGRGGSDYTAALIAAAVDATSLQVWKDVNGMMTADPRMAPNAKVIEHISYSEAMELSHFGAKVLYPPTIQPVMSKNIPLYVKNTFAPEMPGTIVGGKSKELKTIREHIVSGISSVNNIALISLEGSGMIGIPGFSKRLFEALSQERINVVLITQSSSEHSICVAIDQRYLERARLVVDKAFADEILLKKVEPLKVETNLSIVALVGEQMKSLPGVSGRMFGAMGRNGINIRAIAQGSSEKNISTVIATDDVRKAINVLHEEFFETSYKQLNLFIMGLGNVGAKLMDQLKQQHAFLKQHLKLNVSVVGISNSRKMLFKEHGISLSGWKESLAAGEPASLSDFTNEIIKRNLRNSIFVDVTANQEVAKAYGKLLQKSISVVACNKIAAASPFTEYKKLKELAHVYNARFLFETNVGAALPVIGTLNDLRRSGDEIKSIQAVLSGTLNFVFNHYDGTRKFAEVVKQAQEEGYTEPDPRLDLSGVDVMRKILILARESGFELEMEDIVNHSFMPASCMKGSVEEFYKCMAAEEAHFSNLLDAARADNSQLKFVAELKDGKASVGLQHIKPGNDLYHLYGKDNVVLFYTARYPEQPLVIKGAGAGADVTASGVFADIMRAANE from the coding sequence ATGCAGGTTTTTAAGTTTGGCGGCTCATCCGTAGCCAATGCCAATAATATAAAAAAAGTAGCTGCCATTGTAAGCAACGCGGCAAAAAAAGATTCGATTGTGGTGGTGGTTTCCGCGTTAGGCGGCATTACGGATCTGCTGCTACAGGCAGGTAAGGAGGCCGCAAATGGTCATACCGTTTACCAGGAGCAGATCAGGGAAATAGAACAGCGCCATTTTGAGGCGGTAAGGGCATTGATGCCGGTGGCATCCCAAAGCGCATTACTGAGCCTTGTAAAAAAAGCCACCAATGAAATTGAAGAGATCTGCAACGGCATTTTTTTGCTCAGGGAAATTACGCCAAAAAACCTGGACCGTTTAGCGGCCTATGGGGAGTGGCTTTCCTCACAGATCATTGCTGCTGCATTTAAGCAGGGCGACATGCAGGTATTATGGAAAGATGCCCGCGAGTTTATTTTTACCAACAGCGATTTTACCAATGCCGAAGTGGATCTGGCAATTACTGAAAAGGAGATCCGCAAATATTTTAAAGAGAACAAGAGTAATGTATTTGTAGTGCCGGGGTTTATAGGAAGGGATGGCAACGGTGTTACCACCACCTTGGGCCGGGGCGGGTCTGACTATACAGCCGCGCTCATTGCCGCCGCAGTAGACGCTACCTCCCTGCAGGTATGGAAAGATGTAAACGGAATGATGACCGCCGACCCCCGCATGGCGCCTAATGCAAAAGTAATTGAGCATATTTCCTACAGCGAGGCGATGGAGCTTTCACATTTCGGGGCCAAAGTGCTTTACCCGCCTACCATTCAGCCGGTGATGAGCAAGAACATTCCGTTGTATGTGAAAAATACGTTTGCGCCTGAAATGCCGGGTACCATTGTGGGAGGTAAATCAAAAGAATTAAAAACCATCCGGGAGCATATTGTAAGCGGTATTTCCAGTGTCAACAATATTGCACTGATCAGCCTGGAAGGCAGTGGAATGATCGGCATTCCGGGGTTTTCAAAAAGACTGTTTGAGGCGCTGAGCCAGGAACGCATCAACGTGGTGCTGATTACCCAAAGCTCATCAGAGCATTCCATTTGTGTGGCGATCGACCAGCGCTACCTGGAAAGAGCCAGGTTGGTTGTTGACAAAGCTTTTGCAGATGAGATCCTGCTGAAAAAAGTAGAGCCGCTGAAAGTAGAAACCAACCTGTCTATTGTGGCACTGGTGGGCGAACAAATGAAAAGCCTGCCCGGTGTAAGCGGCCGCATGTTTGGGGCAATGGGGCGCAACGGCATCAACATCCGGGCAATAGCGCAGGGCTCATCAGAAAAGAACATCAGCACCGTTATTGCTACCGATGATGTGCGTAAAGCCATCAATGTACTGCACGAAGAATTTTTTGAAACCTCTTATAAGCAGCTCAACCTGTTTATTATGGGGCTGGGAAATGTGGGCGCCAAACTGATGGATCAGTTAAAGCAGCAGCATGCCTTTTTAAAACAGCATTTAAAGCTGAACGTAAGCGTGGTGGGCATCAGTAACAGCCGTAAAATGCTTTTTAAGGAGCATGGTATTTCCTTAAGCGGCTGGAAAGAATCACTGGCGGCAGGGGAGCCGGCTTCTCTTTCTGATTTTACCAATGAGATCATAAAACGGAACCTGCGTAATTCTATTTTTGTGGATGTAACGGCCAATCAGGAGGTAGCAAAAGCCTATGGAAAATTATTGCAGAAAAGTATTTCCGTGGTTGCCTGTAATAAAATTGCAGCCGCATCTCCTTTTACGGAATATAAAAAACTAAAAGAGCTGGCACATGTGTATAACGCGCGCTTTTTGTTTGAGACCAATGTGGGCGCCGCGCTTCCGGTGATTGGCACACTGAACGACCTGAGAAGAAGCGGTGATGAAATAAAAAGCATACAGGCCGTATTGAGCGGAACATTGAATTTTGTATTTAATCACTATGATGGTACAAGAAAATTTGCAGAGGTGGTAAAGCAGGCCCAGGAGGAAGGTTATACGGAACCGGACCCGCGCCTGGACCTGAGCGGGGTGGATGTAATGCGTAAGATCCTGATCCTGGCCAGGGAAAGCGGGTTTGAGCTGGAGATGGAAGACATCGTGAACCATTCTTTTATGCCCGCCTCCTGTATGAAAGGCAGCGTGGAGGAATTTTATAAATGCATGGCAGCGGAGGAAGCGCATTTCAGCAACCTGCTGGATGCCGCCCGTGCAGATAACAGCCAGCTAAAGTTTGTGGCCGAATTAAAGGACGGGAAAGCGTCTGTTGGCTTACAGCATATAAAGCCCGGTAATGATCTGTACCACCTGTACGGGAAAGATAACGTGGTGCTGTTTTACACGGCCCGCTACCCGGAGCAGCCTTTGGTGATAAAGGGAGCAGGAGCCGGGGCAGATGTAACGGCCAGTGGTGTGTTTGCCGATATTATGCGCGCCGCAAACGAATAA
- the thrC gene encoding threonine synthase codes for MNYYSLNHQSPNVNFKEAAIRGQAPDKGLYFPEYLPQVDATLVQNIESLPEAEIVFRVIQPYVGGTLPDEVLFRIVSETVNFPFPLVPVTESIASLELFHGPTLAFKDVGARFMSRCLGYFLKDEKKKVTVLVATSGDTGGAVASGFYGVEGVEVIILYPKGRVSPVQEQQLTALGKNITALEVEGSFDDCQSMVKLAFMDELINAKHLLTSANSINVARWLPQQFYYFFAYKQWSDKTNPPVVTVPSGNFGNICAGLLAKATGLPLGPFIAACNANDIVPEFLQTAHWQPRKAVATLSNAMDVGDPSNFVRILQLFDRQLAQLKEHLSAESVSDAETLATIKDVFERTGYLLDPHGAVAFHALENYQVQHPHSKGFILETAHPVKFPDAVKQATGTDIAIPEVVSTLMQQPKKAVAMQPDFAAFKEYLLSR; via the coding sequence ATGAATTATTATAGCCTCAATCATCAATCACCCAACGTAAATTTTAAAGAAGCTGCCATTCGCGGGCAGGCTCCGGATAAGGGATTGTATTTTCCGGAGTATTTACCGCAGGTAGATGCCACTCTCGTCCAAAATATAGAATCCCTGCCGGAAGCAGAGATCGTGTTCCGGGTGATTCAACCCTATGTAGGAGGCACCCTACCGGATGAGGTGCTTTTCCGGATCGTTTCAGAAACAGTGAATTTTCCGTTTCCTTTAGTGCCGGTTACAGAGAGCATCGCATCGCTGGAGCTCTTCCACGGCCCCACACTGGCATTTAAGGATGTAGGCGCGCGCTTTATGAGCCGCTGCCTGGGGTATTTTTTAAAAGACGAGAAAAAGAAGGTAACTGTTTTGGTGGCCACCTCCGGTGATACGGGCGGGGCCGTTGCCAGCGGGTTCTATGGTGTAGAAGGAGTAGAGGTGATCATTCTTTATCCCAAAGGGCGGGTAAGCCCGGTACAGGAACAGCAGTTAACGGCCCTGGGAAAAAATATTACCGCGCTGGAAGTGGAGGGCAGCTTTGATGATTGCCAAAGTATGGTAAAGCTGGCCTTTATGGATGAGCTGATCAATGCAAAGCATTTGCTCACCTCCGCCAACTCCATTAACGTGGCGCGCTGGCTGCCACAGCAGTTCTATTATTTCTTTGCCTACAAACAGTGGAGCGATAAAACGAACCCTCCTGTGGTTACGGTGCCCAGCGGAAATTTTGGAAACATCTGCGCCGGTCTGTTAGCCAAAGCCACCGGTTTGCCGTTGGGCCCTTTTATTGCGGCCTGTAATGCCAATGATATTGTACCGGAGTTTCTGCAAACAGCACACTGGCAGCCCAGGAAAGCCGTGGCCACCCTGTCTAATGCAATGGATGTGGGCGATCCCAGCAATTTTGTGCGCATCCTGCAGTTATTTGACCGGCAGCTGGCACAATTAAAAGAGCACCTGTCTGCCGAAAGCGTTTCAGACGCCGAAACCCTTGCCACTATAAAAGATGTATTTGAAAGAACGGGTTACCTGCTGGATCCGCACGGGGCCGTAGCGTTTCATGCCCTGGAAAATTACCAGGTACAACATCCGCATTCAAAGGGATTCATTCTTGAAACAGCCCACCCGGTAAAGTTCCCGGATGCGGTAAAACAGGCTACGGGAACGGATATTGCAATTCCCGAAGTAGTAAGCACATTAATGCAGCAACCCAAAAAAGCCGTGGCAATGCAGCCGGATTTTGCGGCGTTTAAGGAATATTTGCTGAGCAGGTGA
- a CDS encoding extracellular solute-binding protein, with translation MEPILLKGITWDHTRGMVPLQAAAQRFSELHPNVEICWSKRSLQAFADYSIEQLSEEYDLLIIDHPWVGSASVTGCVLPLNEYLPKELLATLEANSAGASHQSYAYNGQQWALAIDAATPVASMRADLLEAHNVPVPQTWGEVLALAKKGRVAAPAIPIDLLMNFYTFCIARGGEPFGNEKVISDATGTAALDSMKAFYSVLDRSFFSRNPIAVAEVMSSTDDYWYCPFAYGYANYSRRNYSRHRLTYTGLVTFNGAPLRTTLGGTGIAVAAQSAHKSVAVDFVQFVCAPRWQASEYILNGGQPGYTFGYADACNNQVCRDFFKSTGAALEQAYLRPRYHGYLHFQDAAGFYIQEFLKGNIQSPQAVLRKLNALYAESLQKQATLL, from the coding sequence ATGGAGCCGATCCTGCTTAAAGGAATTACATGGGATCATACCCGCGGTATGGTGCCTTTACAGGCTGCCGCACAGCGTTTCAGCGAACTGCACCCCAATGTGGAGATCTGCTGGAGCAAACGCAGCCTGCAGGCATTTGCCGATTATTCTATTGAACAACTTTCGGAGGAATACGATCTTCTGATCATTGATCATCCCTGGGTGGGCAGCGCTTCTGTAACGGGTTGTGTATTGCCGTTGAATGAATACCTTCCCAAAGAATTGCTGGCAACGCTGGAAGCAAACAGTGCAGGCGCTTCGCACCAGAGCTATGCTTACAACGGGCAGCAGTGGGCGCTGGCTATTGATGCCGCTACCCCGGTAGCCAGTATGCGCGCAGATCTGCTGGAGGCCCATAATGTACCAGTACCACAAACCTGGGGGGAAGTACTGGCCCTTGCAAAGAAGGGCAGGGTAGCGGCACCCGCTATTCCTATTGACCTGCTCATGAATTTTTATACCTTCTGTATAGCGCGGGGCGGGGAACCATTCGGTAATGAAAAAGTGATTTCCGATGCTACAGGTACAGCTGCGCTGGATTCCATGAAAGCATTTTATTCAGTCCTGGACCGGAGTTTTTTCAGCAGGAACCCCATTGCAGTTGCAGAGGTCATGAGCAGCACAGATGATTACTGGTATTGCCCTTTTGCATACGGGTATGCCAACTATTCAAGAAGGAATTACAGCCGCCATAGGCTGACGTATACAGGCCTTGTTACATTTAACGGGGCTCCGTTAAGGACCACCCTGGGCGGAACAGGTATTGCCGTTGCAGCGCAAAGTGCTCATAAATCTGTTGCTGTTGATTTTGTACAGTTTGTTTGCGCTCCGCGGTGGCAGGCATCAGAATATATTTTAAATGGCGGCCAGCCGGGCTATACGTTTGGTTATGCGGATGCATGCAACAACCAGGTATGCCGGGATTTTTTTAAGAGCACAGGAGCGGCGCTGGAGCAGGCCTACCTTCGGCCGCGGTATCATGGTTACCTGCATTTTCAGGATGCAGCGGGTTTTTATATACAGGAATTTTTAAAAGGAAATATACAGTCACCGCAGGCAGTGCTACGGAAACTCAATGCACTGTATGCGGAAAGTTTACAAAAACAGGCAACCCTCCTATGA